The Streptococcus gwangjuense nucleotide sequence ATTTATCGGAGAAGTATGGTGCTAAGATTTATTTGAAAAAGGAAAATGCTCAACGTGTTCGCTCTTTTAAAATTCGTGGTGCCTATTATGCCATTTCCCAGCTCAGCAAGGAAGAACGTGAGCGTGGGGTAGTCTGCGCTTCTGCGGGGAATCATGCGCAGGGAGTTGCCTATACTTGTAATGAGATGAAAATTCCTGCTACTATTTTTATGCCCATTACTACTCCGCAACAAAAGATTGGTCAAGTTCGCTTTTTTGGTGGGGATTTTGTAACCATTAAACTAGTTGGGGATACCTTTGATGCTTCAGCCAAAGCAGCTCAAGAATTTACAGTCTCTGAAAATCGTACCTTTATTGATCCTTTTGATGATGCCCATGTTCAAGCTGGTCAAGGGACAGTTGCTTATGAGATTTTAGAAGAAGCTCGAAAAGAATCGATTGATTTTGATGCTGTCTTGGTTCCTGTTGGAGGTGGTGGTCTCATTGCTGGGGTTTCTACCTATATCAAGGAAACAAGTCCAGAAATTGAAGTCATCGGAGTAGAGGCTAATGGGGCACGTTCCATGAAAGCTGCCTTTGAAGCTGGTGGGCCTGTCAAACTCAAAGAAATTGACAAATTTGCGGATGGGATTGCTGTACAAAAGGTAGGACAGTTGACCTATGAGGCGACTCGTCAACATGTTCAAACCTTGGTAGGTGTCGATGAGGGATTGATTTCTGAAACCTTGATTGACCTTTACTCTAAGCAAGGGATTGTCGCAGAACCTGCTGGAGCGGCTAGTATCGCCTCTCTAGAGGTGTTAGCTGAATATATCAAGGGGAAAACCATTTGTTGTATCATTTCTGGAGGGAATAATGATATCAACCGTATGCCAGAAATGGAAGAGCGTGCCTTGATTTATGATGGGATCAAGCATTACTTTGTGGTTAATTTTCCACAGCGCCCAGGGGCCTTGCGTGAGTTTGTAAATGATATCTTGGGGCCAAATGATGATATCACACGTTTTGAGTATATCAAACGAGCTAGCAAGGGGACAGGTCCAGTATTGATTGGGATTGCCTTGGCAGATAAGCATGATTATGCAGGCTTGATTCGTCGAATGGAAGGTTTTGATCCATCTTATATTAACTTAAATGGTAATGAAACGCTCTATAATATGCTTGTCTGAGAACTAATAAAAAAATATCATATTATTTGCACAACTGATGTATAGGTGCTATAATGAGGGTGAAGAAAGGGGGCGATTCCTATGGACTTAGGAAATCGATTACGCTATTTCTATCACAAGTCATTATAGTACCTATTATTTTTTGATTCAGTTTATAGTAAGGGAGTAAAATTACTTGTTATATATAAGGAGTATTTTTAGAATCCACTATTTTATATATAGCTAATATGAAATTTGGCTAAATATAATAGGAATTAGAAAAAATAATCAATACTAATAAGAAACATTATACTGAGTTGACTGAGAAGAGTGATAAGATACTAAGAAGATAAAAACAGTGGAAAATGTTGGAAGATAGGATACTATTGTGTCCTAACTACTCATCTTTTTATAGGTTTGAAGGAATAAAAAGGAATATTGATAAAGTAAATAAATAGTACCAGTTGAGCAAGTGAAAAGTGCTTATAAAGGCAGGAAGAATATCAAAGAAGGAGAAGAGGAATAATAGTTAGTAATAGTGTGGAGAGAAAGTCTTCTGCTATTAGAAATATCATTTTAAAGTTAGGTAAATAGAATAAAGTTGAAGATAAAACCTGTCTAATCTATCAAGAATTGGTATTTGTAAAGCATGAATATTTTTACAAACAAAAGAGTTAATAATACAATTATTTTAAAGGTGTTTGCTAATGGTTTATAGTAAGTGAAAACCTATATATTATCGGCTTTAATAAGATAGTAACAGAAAAATAAATCATTAATTTTATTGAATATATGTTTTTTTATTGACAAAAGTCATAAAAACGTATACAATTAAATATCGTAAAGAAGAAAATAGGAGAAGGACATGGCTAAGTCAAACTTTGAAAAAGTAGAATCAGTTGTTGGCTGGGTTCGTGATAAGAAAATCACAGGCTACCGTATCTCTAAAGAAACGAATGCGCGTGAAATGTCTATCATTGCTCTAGCGCAGGGTCGTGCAAAAGTAAAAAATATTTCATTTGAAACAGCTCTAGGTTTAATTGATTTCTATGAAAAAAATCATGAAAAATTTGAAGATTAATCTTTGGATAATGGCGGATTCTTGAAAAGGGTCTGCCTTTTCATTTTGAGGTCAACAAAAAGACTGCACGATTGATGCAGCCTTTTCTTTTTATTTGAGATAACGTTGAAGAAATTCTTTTGTACGTTCTTCTTTAGGATTGGTGAAGAGGTCTTCTGGTTTGCCTTCTTCAGCAATTACACCTTTATCCATAAAGATAACACGGTGAGAGACATCACGGGCAAATTCCATTTCGTGAGTCACTACAATCATAGTCAAGCCTTCCTGAGCTAGATCTTGCATGATTTTGAGGACTTCTCCAACCATTTCTGGATCGAGAGCTGATGTTGGTTCATCAAAGAGAATAGCGTCAGGATTCATAGAGAGGGCGCGTGCAATAGCCACACGTTGTTTTTGACCACCTGAGAGTTGTTTTGGTTTGGCTTGCCAGTAGCGTTCTCCCATGCCGACTTTTTCCAAGTTTTCTTTGGCAATCTTTTCAGCTTCTGTGCGTTCACGTTTAAGGACAGTTGTCTGAGCGACGATTGTGTTTTCAAGGACGTTGAGATTTTCAAATAGGTTAAAGGATTGGAAAACCATACCTAACTTTTCACGGTATTGCGTGAGGTCATAGCCTTTTTCGAGGACGTTTTGTCCATGATAAAGGATTTGTCCATCAGTTGGTGTTTCAAGTAGGTTAATAGAGCGTAGGAAGGTCGATTTCCCGCTTCCAGAGCTTCCGATGATAGAGATAACTTCACCCTTGTGGACAGTTAGAGAAATGTCTTTTAGCACTTCGTTTTGTCCATAGGATTTTTTTAGGTGTTTAATTTCAAGGATTGCTTGTGTCATTATTTCAAATCCTCCGTTTGCATTTGGTTAGCACCTGTAGTATAGGTATCCATGTCCATGCGGCGTTCGATAAAGCGTAGGATACGTGTTACGGTGAAGGTGAGGACAAAGTAAATCACGGCGATGATTGTAAATGTCTGGAAGTATTGATAGGTTTGAGTTGCCACGGTATTTCCTGAGAAATAAAGTTCGACAACAGAGATAACGTTCAATACAGATGTATCTTTGATATTGATGACAAATTCATTACCAGTTGCGGGTAGGATGTTGCGGACTACCTGAGGTAGGACAATCTTACGCATGGTTTGGTTATGAGTCATACCAAGAGCAGTAGCAGCTTCAAATTGTCCCTTGTCAACTGCTAGGATACCACCACGGACGATTTCGGTCATGTAGGCACCAGTGTTAATCGAAACGATGAAGATTGCAGCCAGTGTACGGTCAAGGTTGATACCGAAAGCTTGGGCAGTTCCGTAGTAGATAACCATCGATTGAACGATCATTGGTGTACCACGGAAAATTTCAATGTAGACATTGAGGATCCAGCCGACTAGTTTTTGTAGGCCGTAAATGACTTTGTTTTCAGAGAGGGGAGCAGTACGGAAAACACCAATGGCAAGTCCAATAATGAGACCTGTGATGGTTCCCACGATAGAGATTAAAAGAGTGATACCAGCACCACGCAAGAGTTGTTGCCAGTTTTCAGAAAGAATTTTAGCGACTTGGCTAAAGAAACTACTGCTAGTCTCTTCAGTTGTTGTAGCTTCGGCAGGTTGTTCCTTAATCATACGATCCATCAAGGCAACTTGGTCGTCTTTTGAAATGGTTTCAATGCTGGCATTGATTTGGCTAATACGATTGTCATCTTTACGAAGTCCAATGGCGATAGCTGTATCTTCTTCCCCAGTTTTGAAACCTGGTTCTACTTGGATCATCTTGAACTTAGAGTTAGCAGCTTCAGCAGTCAGAGCTTCTGGGCGTTCAGAGACATAGGCGTCGATGACACCAGCTTCAAGAGCTTGGCGCATTTGAGCGAAGTCTCCCATGGCTGTTTCTTTTTTAGCACCTGGGATTTGTGCAATCAAGTCGTAAAGGTAAACACCTTGTTGAGAAGTGATTTTCGCACCATTAAAGTCATCCAAAGATTTAGCACTTGCGTAGGCAGAATCTTTTTTGACAAGCAAAACTGGTTCGCTAGTGTAGTAACTGCTTGAAAAGGCAATTTCTTGTTTGCGCTCGGCAGTTGGACTCATACCTGCGATAATCATGTCAATCTTACCGGAAGTAAGGGCAGGGACTAGACCTTCCCACTTTGTTTTAACAACCAAAGGTTCTTTACCTAAGTTCTTAGCGATTTTCTTGGCAATTTGGACATCGTATCCATTGGCGTACTGGTTGGTTCCATCGATTTTGACAGCTCCGTTGCTATCATCATCCTGGGTCCAGTTAAAGGGAGCATATGCTGCTTCCATCCCGATGCGTAAATATTCATCGGCTTGAGCAACATTGACAAGTCCCAGCATCAGCAAGAGACTTGTGAAAATAGATAAGTATATTTTTCTCATGATTTCTCCTATTTCTAATCTATTAAAAAATAACTGTCTCCTATTTTATCGAAAAAAACTCTATTTTTCAATATAGGTAAGCCCTTACTTATGAAAAAATGATATAATGATAACAAAGATAAAAAGGGGGCTTAGTTGATGAAAAAAACTTTTTTCTTACTAGTGTTAGGCTTGTTTTGCCTTCTGCCATTCTCTGTTTTTGCCATTGATTTCAAGATAAACTCTTATCAAGGGGATTTGTATATTCATGCAGATAATACAGCAGAATTTAGACAGAAGATAGTTTATCAGTTTGAGGAAGACTTTAAGGGCCAAATCGTGGGACTTGGACGTGCGGGCAAGATGCCTAGTGGATTTGACATTGATCCTCATCCAAAGGTTCAGGCCGCAAAAAACGGTGCTGAATTAGTAGACGTTACTAGCGAAGTGACAGAAGAAGCGAATGGTTATACTGTGAAAGTCTATAATCCCGGTCAGGAAGGTGACATAGTGGAAGTTGACCTCATCTGGAATTTAAAAAATTTGCTTTTTCTATATGATGACATCGCTGAATTAAATTGGCAACCTTTAACAGATAGTTCAGGAGCTATTGGCAAGTTTGAATTTCATGTAAGGGGAGATAAGGGGGTTGAAAAACTCTTTTTCCATACAGGTAAACTTTTTAGAGAGGGAACGATTGAAAAGAGTAACCTTGATTATACTATCCGTTTAGACAATCTTCCGGCTAAGCGTGGAGTTGAATTGCACGCCTACTGGCCTCGAACTGATTTTGCTAGCGCTAGGGATCAGGGATTGAAAGGCAATCGTTTAGAAGAGTTTAATAAGATAGAAGACTCGATTTTTAAAGAAAAAGAGCAAAGTAAACAACTCGTTACTTGGGTCTTCCCTTCGATACTTTCTATCTCCTTGTTATTGAGTATTTGCTTTTATTTTATTTATAGAAGAAAGACCACTCCTTCGGTCAAATATGCCAAAAATCATCGTATCTATGAACCACCAATGGAATTAGAGCCTATGGTTTTATCAGAGGCTGTCTACTCTACCTCCTTGGAGGAAGTGAGTCCCTTGGTCAAGGGAGCTGGAAAATTCACCTTTGATCAACTTATTCAAGCTACCTTGCTAGATGTGATAGACCGTGGAAATGTCTCTATCATTTCAGAAGGAGATGCAGTTGGTTTGAGGTTAGTAAAAGAAGATGGTTTGTCAGGCTTTGAGAAAGACTGTCTAGATCTGGCTTTTTCAGGCAAAACAGAAGAAATTCTTTCCAATTTGTTTGCGGATTACAAGGTATCTGATAGCCTTTATCGTAGAGCAAAAGTCTCTGATGAAAAACGGATTCAAGCAAAGGGGCGTCAGCTCAAATCTTCTTTTGAAGAAGTATTGAACCAGATGCAAGAAGGAGTGAGAAATAGAGTTACCTTATGGGGGCTTCCAGATTACTACCGTCCTTTAACTGGTGGGGAAAAGGCCTTGCAAGTGGGTATGGGTGCTTTGACTATCCTGCCCCTATTTATCGGATTTGGCTTATTCTTGTACAGTTTGGATGTTTATGGCTATCTTTACATCCCCTTGCCAATACTTGGTTTTCTAGGTTTGGTTTTGGCTGTTTTCTATTATTGGAAGCTTCGACTAGATAATCGTGATGGTGTACTGAATGAAGCAGGGGCAGAAGTCTACTATCTCTGGACCAGTTTTGAAAATATGTTGCGTGAGATTGCAAGATTGGATCAGGCTGAATTGGAAAGTATTGTGGTCTGGAATCGCCTTTTGGTCTATGCGACCTTATTTGGCTATGCGGACAAGGTCAGCCATTTGATGAAGGTGCATCACATCCAAGTGGGAAATCCAGATATCAATCTCTATGTAGATTATGGCTGGCACGGTATGTTTTATCATTCAAGCGCGCAAATGAGCCATTATGCCAGCATCGCAAACACAGCAAGTACCTATTCCGTATCTTCTGGAAATGGAAGTTCTGGCGGTGGCTTCTCCGGAGGTGGAGGTGGTGGCAGTATCGGTGCCTTTTAAAGAGAACTGTCACAGACTAAAAAAATATGCTATAATGGAAGATAGAAAAAAGGAGTAATCTATGTATCTTATTGAAATTTTAAAATCTATCTTCTTCGGTATTGTTGAAGGAATTACGGAATGGCTGCCGATTTCAAGTACAGGTCACTTGATTTTAGCAGAGGAATTTATCCAATACCAAAATCAAAATGAAGTCTTTATGTCCATGTTTAATGTCGTGATTCAGCTTGGTGCGATTTTGGCGGTTATGGTGATTTACTTTAATAAGCTCAATCCCTTTAAACCGGGTAAAGACAAGCAGGAAGTTCGTCGAACTTGGCAACTGTGGTCTAAAGTTCTTGTAGCTACTTTACCTTTGCTTGCTGTATTTAAGTTTGATGATTGGTTTGATACTCACTTCCATAATATGGTTTCAGTTGCTCTCATGCTGATTATCTATGGGATTGCCTTTATCTATTTGGAAAAGCGCAATAAAGCTCGTGCTATCGAACCAACTGTAACAGAGTTGGATAAGCTTCCTTATACGACAGCCTTCTATATCGGCCTCTTCCAAGTTCTTGCCCTTTTACCGGGAACCAGTCGTTCTGGGGCAACGATTGTCGGTGGTTTGTTGAATGGAACGAGTCGTTCTGTTGTGACAGAATTTACCTTCTATTTAGGGATTCCTGTTATGTTTGGAGCCAGTGCCTTAAAGATTTTCAAATTTGTGAAAGCAGGACAACTCTTGAGCTTTGGGCAATTGTTCTTGCTCTTGGTTGCGATGGGAGTAGCCTTTGCAGTCAGCATGGTCGCTATTCGTTTCTTGACAAGTTATGTGAAAAAACACGACTTTACCCTTT carries:
- a CDS encoding ABC transporter substrate-binding protein/permease, with amino-acid sequence MRKIYLSIFTSLLLMLGLVNVAQADEYLRIGMEAAYAPFNWTQDDDSNGAVKIDGTNQYANGYDVQIAKKIAKNLGKEPLVVKTKWEGLVPALTSGKIDMIIAGMSPTAERKQEIAFSSSYYTSEPVLLVKKDSAYASAKSLDDFNGAKITSQQGVYLYDLIAQIPGAKKETAMGDFAQMRQALEAGVIDAYVSERPEALTAEAANSKFKMIQVEPGFKTGEEDTAIAIGLRKDDNRISQINASIETISKDDQVALMDRMIKEQPAEATTTEETSSSFFSQVAKILSENWQQLLRGAGITLLISIVGTITGLIIGLAIGVFRTAPLSENKVIYGLQKLVGWILNVYIEIFRGTPMIVQSMVIYYGTAQAFGINLDRTLAAIFIVSINTGAYMTEIVRGGILAVDKGQFEAATALGMTHNQTMRKIVLPQVVRNILPATGNEFVINIKDTSVLNVISVVELYFSGNTVATQTYQYFQTFTIIAVIYFVLTFTVTRILRFIERRMDMDTYTTGANQMQTEDLK
- a CDS encoding undecaprenyl-diphosphate phosphatase produces the protein MYLIEILKSIFFGIVEGITEWLPISSTGHLILAEEFIQYQNQNEVFMSMFNVVIQLGAILAVMVIYFNKLNPFKPGKDKQEVRRTWQLWSKVLVATLPLLAVFKFDDWFDTHFHNMVSVALMLIIYGIAFIYLEKRNKARAIEPTVTELDKLPYTTAFYIGLFQVLALLPGTSRSGATIVGGLLNGTSRSVVTEFTFYLGIPVMFGASALKIFKFVKAGQLLSFGQLFLLLVAMGVAFAVSMVAIRFLTSYVKKHDFTLFGKYRIVLGSVLLLYSFVRLFV
- a CDS encoding amino acid ABC transporter ATP-binding protein; the encoded protein is MTQAILEIKHLKKSYGQNEVLKDISLTVHKGEVISIIGSSGSGKSTFLRSINLLETPTDGQILYHGQNVLEKGYDLTQYREKLGMVFQSFNLFENLNVLENTIVAQTTVLKRERTEAEKIAKENLEKVGMGERYWQAKPKQLSGGQKQRVAIARALSMNPDAILFDEPTSALDPEMVGEVLKIMQDLAQEGLTMIVVTHEMEFARDVSHRVIFMDKGVIAEEGKPEDLFTNPKEERTKEFLQRYLK
- a CDS encoding DUF2207 domain-containing protein is translated as MKKTFFLLVLGLFCLLPFSVFAIDFKINSYQGDLYIHADNTAEFRQKIVYQFEEDFKGQIVGLGRAGKMPSGFDIDPHPKVQAAKNGAELVDVTSEVTEEANGYTVKVYNPGQEGDIVEVDLIWNLKNLLFLYDDIAELNWQPLTDSSGAIGKFEFHVRGDKGVEKLFFHTGKLFREGTIEKSNLDYTIRLDNLPAKRGVELHAYWPRTDFASARDQGLKGNRLEEFNKIEDSIFKEKEQSKQLVTWVFPSILSISLLLSICFYFIYRRKTTPSVKYAKNHRIYEPPMELEPMVLSEAVYSTSLEEVSPLVKGAGKFTFDQLIQATLLDVIDRGNVSIISEGDAVGLRLVKEDGLSGFEKDCLDLAFSGKTEEILSNLFADYKVSDSLYRRAKVSDEKRIQAKGRQLKSSFEEVLNQMQEGVRNRVTLWGLPDYYRPLTGGEKALQVGMGALTILPLFIGFGLFLYSLDVYGYLYIPLPILGFLGLVLAVFYYWKLRLDNRDGVLNEAGAEVYYLWTSFENMLREIARLDQAELESIVVWNRLLVYATLFGYADKVSHLMKVHHIQVGNPDINLYVDYGWHGMFYHSSAQMSHYASIANTASTYSVSSGNGSSGGGFSGGGGGGSIGAF
- the ilvA gene encoding threonine ammonia-lyase IlvA, whose product is MLSSKDIIKAHKVLNGVVVNTPLDYDHYLSEKYGAKIYLKKENAQRVRSFKIRGAYYAISQLSKEERERGVVCASAGNHAQGVAYTCNEMKIPATIFMPITTPQQKIGQVRFFGGDFVTIKLVGDTFDASAKAAQEFTVSENRTFIDPFDDAHVQAGQGTVAYEILEEARKESIDFDAVLVPVGGGGLIAGVSTYIKETSPEIEVIGVEANGARSMKAAFEAGGPVKLKEIDKFADGIAVQKVGQLTYEATRQHVQTLVGVDEGLISETLIDLYSKQGIVAEPAGAASIASLEVLAEYIKGKTICCIISGGNNDINRMPEMEERALIYDGIKHYFVVNFPQRPGALREFVNDILGPNDDITRFEYIKRASKGTGPVLIGIALADKHDYAGLIRRMEGFDPSYINLNGNETLYNMLV